In one window of Blastocatellia bacterium DNA:
- the guaA gene encoding glutamine-hydrolyzing GMP synthase, translating into MKEHGVPGEPEVVLVLDFGSQYTQLIGRRIRELGVYSEIVPFSIPLDQIRARRPRALILSGGPRSVYEEGAPRCDPAILEMRLPVLGICYGVQLMAHLLGGEVVPSDRREYGAAQLTVMEEGSLFAGLPREMTVWMSHGDEVRRPPDGFRILARTDRSIGAIAHPERGLYGVQFHPEVAHTPYGREILRRFLFDIAGCRGDWQLSAFIESAIARIREEVGSGRALCALSGGVDSSVAAALVARAIGSRLIGLFVDNGLLRRGEFEEVLCAYERMGIRVRGVRAGERFLRRLRGVTDPEQKRKIIGAEFIAVFREEAARLGPIEFLVQGTTYPDVIESTSVRGPSAVIKSHHNVGGLPDQLGFRLIEPLRELFKDEVREVGRQLGVPREIIERHPFPGPGLAVRVLGEVTPERLEIVRAADAIVVEEIRRAGLYEQVWQAFAVLLPVSSVGVMGDERTYEQTIAIRIVSSVDGMTADWVRVPYEVLERMANRIVSEVRGVNRVVYDISSKPPSTIEWE; encoded by the coding sequence GTCTTAGACTTCGGCTCGCAGTATACGCAGCTCATCGGCCGACGGATTCGGGAATTGGGCGTGTATTCGGAGATCGTGCCTTTTTCCATTCCCCTCGACCAAATTCGCGCGCGACGCCCGCGTGCGCTCATCCTCTCGGGCGGACCGCGCTCGGTGTACGAGGAGGGAGCGCCGCGCTGCGATCCGGCGATCCTGGAGATGAGGCTTCCCGTCCTCGGCATTTGCTACGGCGTGCAGTTGATGGCGCATCTGCTCGGTGGAGAGGTCGTCCCTTCGGATCGAAGGGAATATGGCGCGGCGCAGCTCACCGTGATGGAGGAGGGCTCGCTCTTCGCTGGGCTCCCTCGGGAGATGACCGTTTGGATGAGTCACGGCGATGAGGTGCGTCGTCCGCCAGACGGGTTCCGCATTCTCGCCCGTACGGACCGATCCATCGGCGCGATCGCTCACCCAGAACGCGGTCTCTATGGAGTGCAATTTCATCCCGAAGTCGCGCACACGCCCTATGGGCGTGAGATCCTCCGTCGGTTCCTGTTTGACATCGCCGGCTGTCGCGGCGATTGGCAATTGAGCGCGTTCATCGAGTCGGCCATCGCGCGAATTCGAGAGGAGGTCGGATCGGGACGCGCCCTTTGCGCGCTCTCTGGTGGCGTGGATTCCTCGGTAGCTGCCGCGTTGGTCGCGCGCGCCATCGGGTCGCGCTTGATCGGTCTGTTCGTGGATAATGGGCTATTGCGAAGGGGCGAATTCGAGGAGGTCTTGTGCGCCTACGAACGTATGGGAATACGCGTGCGTGGTGTGCGCGCTGGCGAACGCTTCCTACGCCGATTGCGCGGCGTCACCGATCCCGAGCAGAAGCGAAAGATCATCGGCGCGGAATTCATCGCTGTCTTTCGCGAAGAAGCCGCTCGGCTCGGTCCCATCGAGTTCCTCGTGCAGGGGACGACCTATCCCGACGTCATCGAATCCACGTCGGTGCGCGGGCCTTCGGCCGTCATCAAGAGCCATCACAATGTCGGGGGGTTGCCCGATCAGCTCGGTTTTCGACTGATCGAGCCGCTGCGCGAGTTGTTCAAAGACGAAGTCCGCGAGGTCGGGCGGCAGTTGGGCGTTCCCCGCGAGATCATCGAACGCCATCCATTCCCCGGTCCAGGGCTGGCTGTGCGCGTGCTGGGCGAAGTCACTCCGGAGCGATTGGAGATCGTGCGCGCGGCCGATGCCATCGTCGTGGAGGAGATCCGACGCGCCGGGCTTTACGAACAGGTCTGGCAAGCCTTCGCCGTCTTGCTTCCGGTGAGCAGCGTCGGCGTCATGGGCGACGAGCGAACGTACGAACAAACCATCGCCATTCGGATCGTCAGCAGCGTGGATGGGATGACGGCCGATTGGGTCCGCGTTCCCTACGAGGTGCTTGAGCGCATGGCGAATCGCATCGTCTCTGAGGTGCGCGGGGTCAATCGCGTCGTCTACGACATCAGCTCCAAGCCCCCGAGCACGATCGAATGGGAGTGA
- a CDS encoding prephenate dehydrogenase/arogenate dehydrogenase family protein, protein MGSEALTCAIVGFGRFGQLLARILREEFSVLAYDRQPDHATAREIGAEVVSLATACAADALFFCVPISQLESAIREARPHLHPGTVIMDTCSVKLYPIEVMRRELPGDVEVLGTHPLFGPDSAKDGIRGLRIVFCPLRVSATTLNFWRSFWERRGVRVLEMSPDEHDRQAAYSQGITHFVGRVLGELRLEPGEITTKGFEAIRGVIEQTTHDTWQLFHDLQHYNPYTPQMREDLIRAFTNVMLKLYPDDPTLKALRRAQRARRRSKLER, encoded by the coding sequence ATGGGCAGCGAGGCACTGACGTGCGCGATCGTCGGATTCGGCCGCTTCGGCCAGTTGCTCGCGCGCATTCTCCGCGAGGAGTTCTCCGTCCTCGCGTACGATCGGCAGCCCGATCACGCGACCGCTCGAGAGATCGGCGCGGAGGTGGTCTCGCTCGCGACCGCGTGCGCCGCCGATGCGCTCTTCTTTTGCGTTCCCATCTCTCAGCTCGAGTCCGCGATTCGGGAAGCGCGCCCTCACCTGCATCCCGGCACGGTCATCATGGACACTTGCTCGGTGAAGCTCTACCCGATCGAAGTGATGCGGCGCGAGCTGCCCGGGGATGTGGAGGTCTTGGGAACCCATCCGCTCTTCGGTCCCGACAGCGCGAAGGACGGCATACGGGGATTGCGCATCGTCTTCTGTCCGCTGCGCGTGAGCGCCACCACGCTGAACTTCTGGCGCTCGTTTTGGGAACGACGCGGCGTCCGCGTGCTTGAAATGTCCCCGGACGAACACGATCGCCAAGCGGCGTATTCACAAGGGATCACTCACTTCGTCGGTCGCGTGCTCGGGGAGCTCCGGCTCGAACCGGGAGAGATCACGACCAAAGGCTTCGAAGCCATCCGCGGCGTGATCGAGCAGACGACACACGATACCTGGCAACTCTTCCACGATTTGCAGCACTACAATCCCTACACGCCGCAGATGCGAGAGGATCTCATCCGCGCCTTCACGAACGTCATGCTGAAGCTCTACCCGGATGATCCGACGTTGAAGGCGCTCCGGCGAGCGCAACGCGCGCGACGGAGATCGAAGCTGGAGCGATGA
- a CDS encoding VWA domain-containing protein, with protein MDRVFEWLFKYPPVVFERGEFSFAAFSSTGAWVALVAATVGGAYVITRRARQPLPRRMKIVTIGLRLGALALLIFCLLQPVVSVPSIIPHTATIAILVDDSLSMRIPDMDGRSRAEAVRAFLDPEGGFWRGLMARFAVRVFTLSGEELTTQPTVPRTDLAMGLERVLASLQGEPLAAVILISDGAHNAKRDLSALLPMFTTRRVPIYTVGVGQERIERDVELVRVSVPRRVLKGSSVKADLLLRCGRGLERRVTVRVLEGERTLQVKPIECDGEAGTSAVALEFTPSEAGVHRYAFVVDPQSRELILENNRLEAIVDVRDEVVRVLYIEGEPRWEYGKLRAAVADDEQLNLVSVVRTARGKFYRQGVESGEELVKGFPERPEELFRFKGLILGSVEAGFFTREQLEWMEAFVARRGGGLLMLGGRRSFSAGGYALTPLADVLPVEVRREQLESSREDEVAVYAPTLTEAGRDHPITRLKEDRAANERAWRAMPRVTVPEIFARVKPGALVLLEGTHASRAGRRPVLLAVHRYGRGVGLAFTPSDSWRWQMEMDSSDLSHETFWKQMLRYMVSFAEDPVTVRTDADAYEVGDEAPLRVEVRDELFRPVLNATVDVEVTTPRGATERMRVEPSLENEGEYVGMLRTPEPGVYRLRARARRADRELGEAEIQLIVREPDREYRGAEQNVGLLQWLARETGGEYHPITDAKALVPELEYSAGAHSIRVTKELWDMPILFLLLVSFLSLEWALRRRWGGI; from the coding sequence ATGGATCGCGTGTTTGAATGGCTCTTCAAATATCCGCCGGTCGTTTTCGAGCGCGGCGAGTTTTCATTCGCAGCGTTCTCCTCGACGGGCGCATGGGTAGCGCTCGTAGCGGCGACAGTGGGCGGCGCGTATGTGATCACTCGGCGCGCGCGTCAGCCGCTTCCGCGACGGATGAAGATCGTCACGATCGGTCTTCGACTCGGCGCCCTGGCGCTGCTGATCTTCTGCCTGCTGCAGCCGGTAGTGAGCGTCCCTTCGATCATTCCCCACACGGCGACGATCGCGATCCTGGTGGACGATTCCCTCAGCATGCGAATCCCGGATATGGACGGCCGATCTCGCGCGGAGGCCGTTCGGGCCTTCCTCGATCCTGAGGGAGGATTCTGGCGCGGGCTCATGGCGAGATTTGCAGTGCGCGTCTTCACGCTGAGCGGTGAAGAGCTGACGACTCAGCCGACCGTCCCGCGAACGGATCTCGCGATGGGACTCGAACGTGTGCTCGCGAGTCTTCAGGGAGAGCCGCTGGCTGCTGTCATCCTCATCAGCGATGGCGCGCATAATGCGAAGCGAGATCTATCGGCTCTTCTGCCGATGTTCACGACGCGGCGCGTTCCCATCTACACCGTCGGCGTGGGACAAGAGCGGATCGAGCGCGATGTCGAGTTGGTGCGCGTGAGCGTCCCTCGGCGCGTCCTCAAAGGGTCGTCGGTGAAAGCTGATCTCCTCCTCCGCTGCGGACGTGGATTGGAACGTCGCGTGACAGTGCGCGTTCTGGAAGGCGAGCGCACGCTTCAGGTGAAGCCGATCGAGTGCGACGGCGAGGCGGGGACCTCGGCCGTCGCGTTGGAGTTCACGCCCTCGGAGGCCGGTGTGCATCGGTACGCCTTCGTCGTTGATCCCCAATCGCGGGAATTGATCCTGGAGAACAATCGGTTGGAGGCCATCGTGGACGTGCGCGACGAAGTCGTGCGCGTGCTCTACATCGAGGGGGAACCTCGATGGGAATACGGGAAGCTGCGCGCGGCCGTCGCTGATGACGAGCAGCTCAACCTGGTCTCGGTCGTGCGCACGGCCCGAGGGAAATTCTATCGGCAGGGCGTCGAGAGCGGGGAAGAGTTGGTCAAGGGATTCCCGGAGCGTCCGGAGGAACTCTTTCGGTTCAAAGGGCTGATCCTTGGGAGCGTGGAGGCCGGGTTCTTCACCCGGGAACAGTTGGAGTGGATGGAGGCGTTCGTCGCGCGACGCGGCGGAGGATTGCTTATGCTCGGCGGTCGGCGTTCGTTCTCGGCGGGAGGGTATGCGCTGACGCCGCTCGCCGATGTCCTTCCCGTGGAGGTTCGGCGAGAACAATTGGAGAGCTCGCGCGAGGACGAAGTCGCCGTCTATGCGCCGACACTGACGGAAGCCGGACGAGACCATCCGATCACTCGCTTGAAGGAGGATCGCGCGGCGAACGAGCGCGCGTGGCGAGCGATGCCGCGCGTGACCGTGCCCGAGATCTTCGCGCGCGTCAAGCCCGGTGCCCTCGTCTTGCTCGAGGGCACACACGCTTCGCGCGCCGGGAGGCGACCCGTCCTACTCGCCGTACACCGATACGGTCGAGGGGTCGGGCTGGCCTTCACTCCTTCGGATTCGTGGCGATGGCAGATGGAGATGGACTCGAGCGATCTCTCGCACGAGACGTTCTGGAAGCAGATGCTGCGATATATGGTCAGCTTCGCCGAAGATCCGGTCACTGTGCGGACTGATGCGGATGCTTACGAAGTAGGGGACGAAGCTCCTCTTCGCGTGGAGGTGCGGGACGAGCTGTTCCGACCCGTTCTCAACGCCACTGTTGATGTCGAGGTGACTACGCCACGCGGCGCGACCGAGCGCATGCGCGTGGAGCCGTCTTTGGAGAACGAAGGCGAATATGTCGGTATGCTTCGCACGCCGGAGCCCGGCGTCTATCGTCTTCGAGCGCGCGCGCGGCGCGCCGATCGCGAGTTGGGAGAGGCGGAGATTCAGTTGATCGTGCGCGAGCCGGATCGAGAGTACCGAGGAGCCGAGCAAAACGTCGGACTGCTGCAATGGCTCGCGCGCGAGACCGGAGGGGAATACCATCCGATCACCGACGCCAAAGCCCTAGTGCCCGAGCTGGAGTATTCGGCCGGCGCGCATTCGATCCGCGTGACTAAGGAATTGTGGGACATGCCGATCCTCTTCCTGCTCCTTGTGAGCTTCCTCTCGCTGGAGTGGGCGCTGCGGCGGCGATGGGGAGGGATATGA